A portion of the Natrinema salaciae genome contains these proteins:
- a CDS encoding tyrosine-type recombinase/integrase codes for MSDDLEPMSPHEGMKRFLAHRESGVSESTYRNNQTTLEQFVAWCSDNEIDNLNHLTGRDLSQFVAYRRSKVKPITLQKNLSAIREFLAFCADIEAVRDGLNEKVHAPELPDGAEARDIMLEPEAAETALDHMDKFDYASRDHVILLLLWRTGMRRGALRSLDLDDLRPDDHALELQHRPETDTPLKNGEKGERWVWLGPVSYQVLEDYVNTNRHDKVDDHGREPLITTIQGRPHVTTITDAVNRITQPCHYGECPHARNPEICEAFGQASVPAKCPSARSPHAVRRGAITTHLNEGTPPEIVSERMNVSLDVLYRHYDARSSREKMAVRKEHLSE; via the coding sequence ATGAGCGACGACCTCGAGCCCATGTCCCCGCACGAGGGGATGAAGCGGTTCCTCGCACACCGCGAGTCCGGCGTTTCAGAATCGACGTATCGGAACAACCAGACCACGCTCGAGCAGTTCGTGGCGTGGTGTTCGGACAACGAGATCGACAACCTGAATCACCTCACGGGACGCGACCTCTCGCAGTTCGTCGCGTACCGCCGATCGAAGGTGAAACCGATCACCCTCCAGAAGAACCTCAGCGCCATCCGCGAGTTCCTGGCGTTCTGCGCGGACATCGAAGCCGTCCGCGATGGGCTCAACGAGAAAGTCCACGCGCCCGAACTCCCCGACGGGGCTGAGGCTCGAGATATCATGCTCGAGCCGGAGGCCGCCGAGACCGCGCTGGATCACATGGACAAGTTCGACTACGCAAGTCGGGACCACGTGATACTGCTCCTTCTCTGGCGAACCGGGATGCGACGCGGTGCGCTCCGATCGCTGGATCTTGACGATCTCCGGCCCGACGACCACGCGCTCGAACTCCAACATCGTCCAGAGACCGATACGCCACTGAAGAACGGCGAGAAGGGCGAGCGGTGGGTTTGGCTCGGACCGGTCAGCTATCAGGTGCTCGAGGACTACGTGAACACGAATCGTCACGACAAGGTGGACGATCACGGCCGGGAGCCCCTGATAACGACCATACAGGGTCGCCCACACGTGACGACGATCACCGACGCAGTGAATCGAATCACCCAGCCTTGCCACTACGGAGAGTGCCCGCACGCACGTAACCCCGAGATCTGCGAGGCATTCGGCCAGGCCAGTGTCCCCGCCAAGTGCCCGTCGGCGCGGTCGCCGCATGCGGTTCGTCGCGGAGCGATCACAACCCATCTGAACGAGGGCACGCCACCGGAGATCGTCTCCGAGCGGATGAACGTCTCGTTGGACGTGCTGTATCGCCACTACGACGCCCGGAGTTCGCGCGAAAAAATGGCCGTCCGGAAAGAACACCTGTCGGAATAA
- a CDS encoding RNA-binding protein, with product MSTFQNPPDKESLDCLTERDERTGSWVRSNLREALIQSFGRFGYKVTLRDGEDVHYCALGLEGEVHRSVPSLCFLTMSGSLKRTAFFTTALTLGTNRATSTT from the coding sequence GTGAGTACGTTCCAGAACCCCCCGGACAAGGAATCCCTCGACTGTCTGACTGAACGCGACGAGCGGACTGGATCATGGGTTCGATCGAACCTACGCGAAGCGCTGATCCAATCATTCGGACGGTTCGGGTACAAGGTCACGCTCAGAGACGGCGAGGACGTCCACTACTGTGCGCTCGGGCTCGAGGGCGAGGTACATCGGTCGGTCCCCAGCCTGTGCTTCCTGACGATGAGCGGGTCGCTGAAGCGGACCGCATTCTTCACGACCGCGCTCACGCTCGGTACAAACCGAGCCACGAGTACGACCTGA